A single region of the Raphanus sativus cultivar WK10039 chromosome 1, ASM80110v3, whole genome shotgun sequence genome encodes:
- the LOC108829123 gene encoding ras-related protein RABC1 translates to MGSSSGQPEFDYLFKVLLIGDSGVGKSSLLLSFTSNTFDDLSPTIGVDFKVKYLTIGEKKLKLAIWDTAGQERFRTLTSSYYRGAQGIIMVYDVTRRDTFTNLSDIWAKEIDLYSTNQDCIKMLVGNKVDKESERAVSKKEGIDFAREYGCLFLECSAKTRVNVEQCFEELVLKILETPSLTAEGSSGGKKNIFKQNPAQTSNASSSYCCSS, encoded by the exons ATGGGTTCTTCGTCGGGGCAACCCGAGTTTGATTACTTGTTCAAAGTTTTATTGATCGGAGATTCTGGTGTTGGCAAAAGCTCTCTTTTGCTTAGTTTCACATCCAATACGTTTGATGATCTTTCTCCCACAATCG GGGTTGATTTCAAGGTCAAATATCTTACCATTGGAGAGAAGAAACTGAAGCTTGCGATTTGGGACACAG CTGGGCAAGAGAGATTTAGGACGTTAACAAGTTCGTACTACAGAGGAGCTCAGGGCATCATAATGG TATATGATGTGACACGACGAGATACATTCACCAATCTATCAGATATATGGGCTAAGGAAATCGACCTGTACTCGACTAATCAGGATTGCATCAAGATGCTTGTTGGGAATAAAGTCGACAAG GAGAGTGAACGAGCTGTATCTAAAAAAGAAGGCATTGACTTTGCTCGGGAGTATGGATGTTTGTTTTTGGAGTGCAGTGCAAAGACCCGAGTCAATGTTGAGCAATGTTTTGAAGAGCTTGTTCTTAAG ATTTTGGAAACACCGAGTCTTACTGCTGAAGGTTCGTCTGGAGGGAAGAAGAACATCTTCAAACAAAACCCAGCACAGACCAGCAATGCTTCATCGAGTTACTGCTGCTCGTCTTAG